The genomic segment TTCGCTGGTCTTGAAGGTCGATGCGCGCATCGTCGACGCGCTCGTCAGCCATGCGTTGCAGTCGCCGCAAGAAGCCGCCGCGAAGGCCCGTCGCCCGGAACCGGTCGCTGCGGCCTCCGGTATCGATGTTTCCATTCCGGAAGAAGCGATCGGTTTGAACGACTAGGTGCCTTAAGCGATTAGGCGCAGTGTGCTTGTCTCCCGTTCCTGTGTTTGCGTTTCGTCGGAGCCGGTTCTCTAGAACTTAGAACAGCATGGCGAGTTTCAACAAAGTCATCTTGATGGGCAATCTGACCCGCGATCCCGAGGTGCGTTATACGCCCGGGGGTACGGCGGTGTCGGAGATCGGCCTCGCGGTGAACGATCGTCGCAAAGATGCCAAGGGAGATTGGGTCGACGAAGTCACGTTCGTCGACATCACTCTCTGGGGACGCCAAGCCGAAATCGCCGGTGAATACCTCAACAAGGGCTCGCAGATTTTGGTCGAAGGTCGGCTCAAGCTCGACTCTTGGGAAAAAGATGGTCAGAAGCGGTCGAAGCTGCGCGTGGTCGGAGAGA from the Planctomycetia bacterium genome contains:
- the ssb gene encoding single-stranded DNA-binding protein, with product MASFNKVILMGNLTRDPEVRYTPGGTAVSEIGLAVNDRRKDAKGDWVDEVTFVDITLWGRQAEIAGEYLNKGSQILVEGRLKLDSWEKDGQKRSKLRVVGENMRMLGGKGGGGKGGSGPGPDESEFGGDEGPPPSASSGSSSSRPPAGRGNAGGGNAGGGQRRPPVDDGDIPF